One genomic region from Nocardia vinacea encodes:
- a CDS encoding PepSY domain-containing protein, translating to MSITDTSPPDAESSAPAKEIRSRNGLYPLAMRLHFYAGIFVAPFILIAAVTGALYAISPTLESITSHDLLKVEANGEMRPLSEQVTAAVATQPNLKLVAVAPAPEADDTTRVLFDDPSLGESERRAVFVNPYTAQPVGSDVVYGSSGALPMRTWIDRLHRDLHLGEPGRIYSELAASWLWVVALAGLVLWIRRVRGRRNRNSAAWLLAPDGSQKGRGSSMNWHGAVGVWIMPVILLLSATGMTWSTYAGENITELREQLSWTTPAVSTALPGAATQEHAGGEHHGGGHTPAPVDVPTRIAQLDGVYAAARANGITQGSEIAIPAEPGGAFAVKERRMPGTYTVDAVAVDGATGTVTDELAYADWPIMAKLTNWGIQFHMGLMFGLLNQLLLLAVMIGLIVVLVLGYLMWWKRRPTRGASRFAIGRPPRRGALRQTSPWLAVPIVAAALVVGWFVPLVGLSLVAFLAVDIIVGLVMGKRATA from the coding sequence ATGAGCATTACGGACACCAGTCCGCCGGATGCCGAATCGTCGGCTCCGGCAAAGGAAATACGGTCGCGCAACGGCCTCTATCCACTCGCGATGCGGTTGCATTTCTATGCGGGCATCTTCGTCGCACCGTTCATCCTGATCGCCGCGGTCACCGGAGCGCTCTACGCCATCTCCCCGACCCTGGAATCGATTACCTCGCACGACCTGTTGAAGGTCGAGGCGAACGGCGAGATGCGGCCGCTGTCCGAACAGGTCACCGCGGCCGTCGCCACCCAGCCGAATCTGAAGCTGGTCGCGGTGGCGCCGGCCCCCGAGGCCGACGACACCACTCGCGTGCTGTTCGACGACCCGTCGCTCGGCGAGTCCGAACGGCGTGCGGTGTTCGTGAATCCGTATACCGCACAGCCGGTCGGCAGCGATGTGGTCTACGGCAGTTCGGGTGCGCTTCCGATGCGCACTTGGATCGATAGGCTGCACCGGGATCTGCACCTGGGCGAACCGGGACGCATCTACAGCGAACTCGCCGCCTCCTGGCTGTGGGTCGTGGCGCTGGCCGGTCTGGTGCTGTGGATCCGTCGGGTACGCGGACGCCGCAACCGCAACTCCGCCGCCTGGCTGCTGGCACCGGACGGTTCCCAGAAGGGTCGCGGCAGTTCGATGAATTGGCATGGGGCCGTTGGCGTTTGGATCATGCCGGTGATCCTGCTGCTGTCGGCGACCGGGATGACCTGGTCGACCTATGCGGGTGAGAACATCACCGAACTGCGCGAGCAGCTCAGCTGGACCACGCCTGCCGTGAGCACCGCACTGCCGGGTGCGGCCACGCAGGAACATGCCGGAGGCGAGCACCACGGCGGCGGCCATACGCCCGCGCCGGTCGATGTACCGACCCGGATCGCGCAGCTCGATGGGGTTTATGCGGCGGCCCGCGCCAATGGCATCACCCAGGGTTCCGAGATCGCCATTCCGGCCGAGCCCGGCGGCGCATTCGCGGTGAAGGAACGGCGCATGCCCGGCACCTATACCGTCGATGCGGTCGCCGTCGACGGCGCGACCGGCACGGTCACCGACGAACTCGCCTACGCCGACTGGCCGATCATGGCCAAGCTCACCAACTGGGGCATCCAATTCCACATGGGCCTGATGTTCGGGCTGCTCAACCAGTTGCTGCTGCTCGCGGTGATGATCGGGCTGATCGTCGTGCTGGTGCTCGGCTACCTGATGTGGTGGAAGCGGCGGCCGACCCGCGGTGCTTCGCGGTTCGCCATCGGACGCCCCCCACGTCGCGGTGCATTGCGCCAGACCTCGCCGTGGCTCGCGGTGCCCATCGTGGCGGCCGCACTGGTTGTCGGCTGGTTCGTGCCGCTGGTCGGGCTGAGCCTGGTGGCCTTCCTAGCCGTCGACATCATCGTCGGCCTGGTCATGGGCAAGCGCGCCACCGCCTAG
- a CDS encoding ADP-ribosyltransferase → MTDADSRFAVVPLAEVVLAGQGVDRLSSTERDVIEAYALGGYERINQAMRGQIPMTVELERRIETIRCGLQKYPLPEAVRVTRETDAAVYGLVDEESARALIDVEFREDGFLSTSGVEIPPHSTRHADPVILDLVVPAGTPVLRLGELAEIAEEREVLIIDARSYFVVDVAFDSVRSMWRIYAVVMEGEL, encoded by the coding sequence GTGACAGATGCCGACAGCAGGTTCGCCGTGGTACCTCTCGCCGAGGTCGTTCTCGCTGGGCAGGGCGTCGATCGACTGAGCAGTACGGAGCGCGATGTAATCGAAGCGTATGCGCTTGGCGGATATGAAAGGATCAATCAGGCCATGCGCGGACAGATCCCGATGACGGTCGAACTCGAGCGTCGGATCGAAACGATCCGGTGTGGCCTGCAGAAGTACCCGTTGCCGGAAGCCGTGCGAGTCACTCGGGAGACTGATGCAGCAGTCTACGGACTTGTCGACGAGGAGTCGGCACGGGCGCTTATCGACGTAGAGTTTCGCGAGGATGGTTTTCTCTCAACCAGTGGTGTGGAGATTCCGCCGCACTCGACGAGGCATGCGGATCCGGTCATTCTCGACCTGGTCGTACCGGCGGGAACTCCAGTCCTCAGGCTCGGTGAACTCGCTGAGATCGCGGAGGAACGCGAGGTACTTATCATTGACGCGCGGAGCTACTTCGTTGTTGACGTTGCCTTCGATAGCGTGCGTAGTATGTGGCGTATATACGCCGTTGTGATGGAGGGCGAGCTGTGA
- a CDS encoding NUDIX domain-containing protein: MSRRRDYYRDPNAPKANSLVPGGSALVVDDDGAILMQRRSDSGNWSLPGGVMEIGETLEQCVIRETKEESGLDIEITGLLGIYTDPEHIIAYADGEVRQEFNITFYGRVVGGRIAISDESTEVRFLHPDELADVPVHDTVRLRLQHHMEQRGQPYLG, translated from the coding sequence ATGAGCAGACGGCGTGATTATTACCGAGACCCGAACGCGCCGAAGGCCAACAGTCTGGTCCCAGGCGGCTCGGCGCTGGTTGTCGATGACGATGGTGCGATTCTCATGCAGCGCCGGAGTGACTCCGGCAATTGGTCATTGCCCGGTGGCGTCATGGAGATTGGGGAAACGCTGGAGCAGTGCGTGATTCGTGAGACCAAGGAAGAGTCCGGCTTGGATATCGAGATCACGGGACTGCTCGGTATCTATACCGATCCTGAGCACATCATCGCGTATGCCGATGGCGAGGTGCGCCAAGAGTTCAACATCACGTTCTACGGCCGCGTTGTCGGCGGCCGTATCGCGATCAGTGATGAATCCACAGAGGTTCGCTTTCTCCACCCGGACGAGCTTGCGGATGTGCCGGTGCACGATACCGTCCGGCTCCGGCTACAACACCACATGGAGCAACGCGGCCAGCCATATCTGGGATAG
- a CDS encoding DUF6319 family protein has product MSDTEIQQIATDIAGGRPPMVWFTAAAVGVPEGRSGKVVEIGDRSESDFLRVKPTGSKDVLSFSPTEVTLTKPPRDKAATTSSAQPKSTTRKESTVTQPSTLTSTATPAPRPAPSPTPPAPAPKPVASAAEPAKSATPAGAAKPAAKATAARSKAKAPEVTVTLTGTADGEWSVDVASGKKKSVRGLPVTSSAVAQAAKVLHPEVAEVVAGILEAARVVQESKVQQLQAELEEARRLLDELSD; this is encoded by the coding sequence TTGTCGGACACTGAGATTCAGCAGATCGCCACGGACATCGCCGGCGGCCGCCCGCCGATGGTGTGGTTCACCGCGGCCGCGGTGGGCGTGCCGGAGGGACGGTCCGGCAAGGTGGTCGAGATCGGTGATCGATCCGAGAGCGACTTCCTGCGGGTCAAGCCGACCGGATCGAAGGATGTACTGTCCTTTTCTCCGACCGAAGTCACGTTGACCAAACCGCCGCGGGATAAAGCGGCAACCACAAGCTCTGCCCAGCCGAAGTCGACAACCAGGAAGGAATCCACTGTGACCCAGCCGTCGACCTTGACGAGCACCGCGACACCGGCCCCCCGGCCGGCCCCGAGCCCAACCCCGCCCGCCCCAGCCCCGAAACCCGTTGCCTCCGCGGCCGAACCGGCCAAATCCGCGACACCCGCAGGCGCCGCGAAGCCCGCGGCGAAGGCGACCGCCGCGCGGAGCAAGGCGAAGGCGCCGGAGGTCACCGTGACGCTCACCGGTACCGCGGATGGCGAATGGTCGGTCGATGTGGCCAGCGGCAAGAAGAAGTCCGTGCGCGGTCTGCCGGTGACCAGCTCCGCGGTGGCGCAGGCGGCCAAGGTGCTGCATCCGGAGGTGGCCGAGGTGGTTGCCGGAATCCTGGAGGCGGCCCGGGTGGTCCAGGAGTCCAAGGTGCAGCAGTTACAGGCGGAGTTAGAGGAAGCGCGGCGACTGCTCGACGAACTCTCGGACTAG